One genomic window of Hymenobacter sp. J193 includes the following:
- the gldC gene encoding gliding motility protein GldC: MKKSEIRFSIALDDQKVPEAISWQATDAGPDIHFAKAINISLWDRDERGTMKIDLWTKEMPVDEMKHFYVDTIGAMAESIITATNDSVMATKMRTLCRELMAHLEEEQKKQK, translated from the coding sequence ATGAAAAAGTCTGAAATCCGCTTCAGCATCGCCCTTGATGACCAGAAAGTGCCCGAGGCCATCAGCTGGCAAGCCACCGACGCGGGCCCTGATATTCACTTTGCCAAGGCCATCAACATCAGCCTCTGGGACCGGGACGAGCGGGGCACGATGAAAATCGACCTTTGGACCAAGGAAATGCCCGTGGATGAAATGAAGCATTTCTACGTGGATACCATTGGAGCCATGGCCGAAAGCATCATCACCGCCACCAACGACTCCGTAATGGCCACCAAGATGCGCACCCTCTGCCGCGAGTTAATGGCCCACCTCGAAGAGGAGCAGAAAAAGCAGAAGTAA